One genomic segment of Pseudorca crassidens isolate mPseCra1 chromosome X, mPseCra1.hap1, whole genome shotgun sequence includes these proteins:
- the FTSJ1 gene encoding tRNA (cytidine(32)/guanosine(34)-2'-O)-methyltransferase isoform X1, translated as MGRTSKDKRDVYYRLAKENGWRARSAFKLLQLDEEFQLFQGVTRAVDLCAAPGSWSQVLSQKIGGQGSGHVVAVDLQAMAPLPGVLQIQGDITQLSTAKEIIQHFEGCPADLVVCDGAPDVTGLHDVDEYMQAQLLLAALNIATHVLKPGGCFVAKIFRGRDVTLIYSQLRVFFSTVLCAKPKSSRNSSIEAFAVCKGYDPPEGFLPDLTKPLLDHSYDPDFNQLDGPTRIIVPFVTCGDLSAYDSDRSYPLDLEDGSEYKYTPPTQPPISPPYQEACTLKKKGRLAKEMRPQDCPISTVDTLPQSLAAPQRHTLLASEVEDSEMNCSP; from the exons ATGGGACGGACGTCAAAGGATAAGCGGGATGTCTACTACCGCCTAGCCAAGGAGAATGGCTGGCGTGCCCGCAGTGCCTTCAAGCTGCTACAACTTGACGAGGAATTCCAACTCTTCCAAG GTGTGACGCGGGCAGTTGACCTGTGCGCGGCCCCGGGCAGCTGGAGCCAGGTGCTGAGCCAGAAGATTGG GGGCCAGGGGTCCGGCCACGTGGTGGCCGTGGACCTTCAGGCTATGGCTCCACTACCAGGTGTGTTACAGATCCAGGGGGATATCACCCAG CTGTCCACTGCCAAGGAGATCATCCAGCACTTTGAGGGCTGCCCCGCGGACCTAGTGGTGTGCGACGGGGCTCCTGATG TAACCGGCCTCCATGATGTTGATGAGTATATGCAGGCCCAGCTCCTCCTAGCC GCTCTGAATATTGCTACACATGTCTTGAAGCCAGGGGGCTGCTTTGTGGCCAAG ATCTTCCGAGGCCGGGATGTGACACTGATCTACAGTCAGCTGCGTGTCTTCTTCTCCACCGTGCTCTGTGCCAAGCCCAAGAGCAGCCGGAACTCCAGCATTG AGGCCTTTGCTGTCTGTAAGGGTTATGACCCCCCTGAGGGCTTCCTGCCGGACCTGACCAAACCCCTGCTGGACCACTCTTACG ATCCAGATTTCAACCAATTAGATGGTCCCACCCGCATCATTGTACCATTTGTGACCTGTGGGGACCTGAGTGCATATGATTCGGACCGCAGTTACCCACTGGAT CTAGAGGACGGCTCAGAATACAAGTATACTCCGCCCACGCAGCCCCCCATCTCACCACCATACCAGGAGGCCTGCACCTTGAAGAAGAAGGGGCGGCTGGCCAAGGAGATGCGCCCCCAGGACTGCCCCATCAGCACAGTGGACACGTTGCCCCAGTCCCTGGCCGCCCCACAGCGCCACACCCTGCTGGCCTCTGAG GTGGAAGACAGTGAAATGAACTGTTCGCCTTAA
- the FTSJ1 gene encoding tRNA (cytidine(32)/guanosine(34)-2'-O)-methyltransferase isoform X4 gives MQAQLLLAALNIATHVLKPGGCFVAKIFRGRDVTLIYSQLRVFFSTVLCAKPKSSRNSSIEAFAVCKGYDPPEGFLPDLTKPLLDHSYDPDFNQLDGPTRIIVPFVTCGDLSAYDSDRSYPLDLEDGSEYKYTPPTQPPISPPYQEACTLKKKGRLAKEMRPQDCPISTVDTLPQSLAAPQRHTLLASEVEDSEMNCSP, from the exons ATGCAGGCCCAGCTCCTCCTAGCC GCTCTGAATATTGCTACACATGTCTTGAAGCCAGGGGGCTGCTTTGTGGCCAAG ATCTTCCGAGGCCGGGATGTGACACTGATCTACAGTCAGCTGCGTGTCTTCTTCTCCACCGTGCTCTGTGCCAAGCCCAAGAGCAGCCGGAACTCCAGCATTG AGGCCTTTGCTGTCTGTAAGGGTTATGACCCCCCTGAGGGCTTCCTGCCGGACCTGACCAAACCCCTGCTGGACCACTCTTACG ATCCAGATTTCAACCAATTAGATGGTCCCACCCGCATCATTGTACCATTTGTGACCTGTGGGGACCTGAGTGCATATGATTCGGACCGCAGTTACCCACTGGAT CTAGAGGACGGCTCAGAATACAAGTATACTCCGCCCACGCAGCCCCCCATCTCACCACCATACCAGGAGGCCTGCACCTTGAAGAAGAAGGGGCGGCTGGCCAAGGAGATGCGCCCCCAGGACTGCCCCATCAGCACAGTGGACACGTTGCCCCAGTCCCTGGCCGCCCCACAGCGCCACACCCTGCTGGCCTCTGAG GTGGAAGACAGTGAAATGAACTGTTCGCCTTAA
- the FTSJ1 gene encoding tRNA (cytidine(32)/guanosine(34)-2'-O)-methyltransferase isoform X2 gives MGRTSKDKRDVYYRLAKENGWRARSAFKLLQLDEEFQLFQGVTRAVDLCAAPGSWSQVLSQKIGGQGSGHVVAVDLQAMAPLPGVLQIQGDITQLSTAKEIIQHFEGCPADLVVCDGAPDVTGLHDVDEYMQAQLLLAALNIATHVLKPGGCFVAKIFRGRDVTLIYSQLRVFFSTVLCAKPKSSRNSSIEAFAVCKGYDPPEGFLPDLTKPLLDHSYDFNQLDGPTRIIVPFVTCGDLSAYDSDRSYPLDLEDGSEYKYTPPTQPPISPPYQEACTLKKKGRLAKEMRPQDCPISTVDTLPQSLAAPQRHTLLASEVEDSEMNCSP, from the exons ATGGGACGGACGTCAAAGGATAAGCGGGATGTCTACTACCGCCTAGCCAAGGAGAATGGCTGGCGTGCCCGCAGTGCCTTCAAGCTGCTACAACTTGACGAGGAATTCCAACTCTTCCAAG GTGTGACGCGGGCAGTTGACCTGTGCGCGGCCCCGGGCAGCTGGAGCCAGGTGCTGAGCCAGAAGATTGG GGGCCAGGGGTCCGGCCACGTGGTGGCCGTGGACCTTCAGGCTATGGCTCCACTACCAGGTGTGTTACAGATCCAGGGGGATATCACCCAG CTGTCCACTGCCAAGGAGATCATCCAGCACTTTGAGGGCTGCCCCGCGGACCTAGTGGTGTGCGACGGGGCTCCTGATG TAACCGGCCTCCATGATGTTGATGAGTATATGCAGGCCCAGCTCCTCCTAGCC GCTCTGAATATTGCTACACATGTCTTGAAGCCAGGGGGCTGCTTTGTGGCCAAG ATCTTCCGAGGCCGGGATGTGACACTGATCTACAGTCAGCTGCGTGTCTTCTTCTCCACCGTGCTCTGTGCCAAGCCCAAGAGCAGCCGGAACTCCAGCATTG AGGCCTTTGCTGTCTGTAAGGGTTATGACCCCCCTGAGGGCTTCCTGCCGGACCTGACCAAACCCCTGCTGGACCACTCTTACG ATTTCAACCAATTAGATGGTCCCACCCGCATCATTGTACCATTTGTGACCTGTGGGGACCTGAGTGCATATGATTCGGACCGCAGTTACCCACTGGAT CTAGAGGACGGCTCAGAATACAAGTATACTCCGCCCACGCAGCCCCCCATCTCACCACCATACCAGGAGGCCTGCACCTTGAAGAAGAAGGGGCGGCTGGCCAAGGAGATGCGCCCCCAGGACTGCCCCATCAGCACAGTGGACACGTTGCCCCAGTCCCTGGCCGCCCCACAGCGCCACACCCTGCTGGCCTCTGAG GTGGAAGACAGTGAAATGAACTGTTCGCCTTAA
- the FTSJ1 gene encoding tRNA (cytidine(32)/guanosine(34)-2'-O)-methyltransferase isoform X3 — protein MAPLPGVLQIQGDITQLSTAKEIIQHFEGCPADLVVCDGAPDVTGLHDVDEYMQAQLLLAALNIATHVLKPGGCFVAKIFRGRDVTLIYSQLRVFFSTVLCAKPKSSRNSSIEAFAVCKGYDPPEGFLPDLTKPLLDHSYDPDFNQLDGPTRIIVPFVTCGDLSAYDSDRSYPLDLEDGSEYKYTPPTQPPISPPYQEACTLKKKGRLAKEMRPQDCPISTVDTLPQSLAAPQRHTLLASEVEDSEMNCSP, from the exons ATGGCTCCACTACCAGGTGTGTTACAGATCCAGGGGGATATCACCCAG CTGTCCACTGCCAAGGAGATCATCCAGCACTTTGAGGGCTGCCCCGCGGACCTAGTGGTGTGCGACGGGGCTCCTGATG TAACCGGCCTCCATGATGTTGATGAGTATATGCAGGCCCAGCTCCTCCTAGCC GCTCTGAATATTGCTACACATGTCTTGAAGCCAGGGGGCTGCTTTGTGGCCAAG ATCTTCCGAGGCCGGGATGTGACACTGATCTACAGTCAGCTGCGTGTCTTCTTCTCCACCGTGCTCTGTGCCAAGCCCAAGAGCAGCCGGAACTCCAGCATTG AGGCCTTTGCTGTCTGTAAGGGTTATGACCCCCCTGAGGGCTTCCTGCCGGACCTGACCAAACCCCTGCTGGACCACTCTTACG ATCCAGATTTCAACCAATTAGATGGTCCCACCCGCATCATTGTACCATTTGTGACCTGTGGGGACCTGAGTGCATATGATTCGGACCGCAGTTACCCACTGGAT CTAGAGGACGGCTCAGAATACAAGTATACTCCGCCCACGCAGCCCCCCATCTCACCACCATACCAGGAGGCCTGCACCTTGAAGAAGAAGGGGCGGCTGGCCAAGGAGATGCGCCCCCAGGACTGCCCCATCAGCACAGTGGACACGTTGCCCCAGTCCCTGGCCGCCCCACAGCGCCACACCCTGCTGGCCTCTGAG GTGGAAGACAGTGAAATGAACTGTTCGCCTTAA
- the SLC38A5 gene encoding sodium-coupled neutral amino acid transporter 5 isoform X1: MAISSAEGMELQDPKMNGALPGGAVDYRQEHEGFLPSHSPSPGRKPAQFMDFEGKTSFGMSVFNLSNAIMGSGILGLAYAMAHTGVLFFLALLLCIALLSSYSIHLLLTCAGVVGIRAYEQLGQRALGPAGKVVVAAVICLHNVGAMSSYLFIIKSELPLVIGTFLDMDPEGDWFLKGNLLIIIVSVLIILPLALMRHLGYLGYTSGLSLTCMLFFLISVIYKKFQLGCAVGHNETEVERKSPPSLNTSCEAQMFTADSQMFYTVPIMAFAFVCHPEVLPIYTELCRPSKRRMQAVANVSIGAMFCMYALTATFGYLTFYSSVEAEMLHMYSQQDLLILCVRLAVLLAVTLTVPVVLFPIRRALQQLLFPSKAFSWPRHVAIALILLVLVNVLVICVPTIRDIFGVIGSTSAPSLIFILPSVFYLRIVPSEVEPLYSWPKIQALCFGILGVLFMAISLGFMFANWATGQSHVSGH, translated from the exons ATGGCCATCTCATCTGCTGAGGG GATGGAACTGCAGGATCCAAAGATGAACGGAGCCCTCCCTGGGGGTGCTGTGGA CTACAGGCAGGAGCACGAGGGCTTCCTGCCCAGCCATAGTCCTTCTCCTGGGAGGAAGCCAGCCCAGTTCATGGAT TTCGAGGGGAAGACATCGTTTGGAATGTCAGTGTTCAACCTCAGCAACGCCATCATGGGCAGCGGCATCCTGGGGCTGGCCTATGCCATGGCCCACACAGGGGTCCTCTTCTTCTT GGCCCTGCTGCTCTGCATCGCTCTTCTGTCTTCGTACTCCATCCATCTCCTGCTGACCTGTGCTGGTGTTGTAG gcatCCGAGCCTATGAACAGCTGGGACAGAGGGCGCTGGGGCCTGCGGGGAAGGTAGTGGTGGCCGCGGTCATCTGTCTGCACAATGTTGGGG CCATGTCCAGTTACCTGTTCATCATCAAATCCGAACTCCCCCTGGTTATCGGCACTTTCCTGGACATGGACCCTGAGGG GGACTGGTTCTTGAAGGGAAACCTCCTCATCATCATTGTCAGTGTGTTAATCATCCTGCCACTGGCCCTCATGAGACACTTGG GCTACCTGGGGTATACCAGTGGTCTCTCTCTGACCTGTATGCTATTTTTCCTCATTTCG gtcaTCTATAAGAAGTTCCAGCTTGGGTGTGCTGTAGGCCACAATGAGACAGAAGTGGAGAGGAAGAGCCCCCCAAGCCTCAACACAAGCTGTGAGGCCCAGATGTTCACAGCTGACTCACAG ATGTTCTACACAGTGCCCATTATGGCTTTTGCTTTTGTCTGCCACCCTGAGGTGCTGCCCATCTACACGGAACTCTGCCG GCCCTCCAAGCGCAGAATGCAGGCCGTGGCCAATGTGTCCATTGGGGCCATGTTCTGCATGTATGCACTCACAGCGACCTTTGGCTACCTGACCTTCTACA GCAGCGTGGAGGCGGAGATGCTGCACATGTACAGCCAGCAGGATCTGCTCATCCTCTGTGTGCGCCTAGCTGTGCTGCTTGCGGTGACTCTCACTGTGCCAGTCGTGCTGTTCCCT ATCCGCCGGGCTCTGCAGCAGCTGCTCTTCCCAAGCAAGGCCTTCAGCTGGCCACGCCATGTGGCCATAGCCCTGATCCTCCTTGTCTTGGTCAATGTCCTCGTCATCTGCGTGCCAACTATCCGGGATATCTTTGGGGTTATCG GGTCCACCTCAGCCCCCAGCCTCATTTTCATCCTTCCCAGCGTCTTCTACCTCCGCATTGTACCCTCTGAGGTGGAGCCCCTCTACTCGTGGCCCAAGATCCAG GCTCTGTGTTTTGGTATCCTGGGGGTCCTCTTCATGGCGATCAGTCTAGGTTTCATGTTTGCCAACTGGGCCACAGGCCAGAGCCATGTATCTGGACACTGA
- the SLC38A5 gene encoding sodium-coupled neutral amino acid transporter 5 isoform X2, whose translation MELQDPKMNGALPGGAVDYRQEHEGFLPSHSPSPGRKPAQFMDFEGKTSFGMSVFNLSNAIMGSGILGLAYAMAHTGVLFFLALLLCIALLSSYSIHLLLTCAGVVGIRAYEQLGQRALGPAGKVVVAAVICLHNVGAMSSYLFIIKSELPLVIGTFLDMDPEGDWFLKGNLLIIIVSVLIILPLALMRHLGYLGYTSGLSLTCMLFFLISVIYKKFQLGCAVGHNETEVERKSPPSLNTSCEAQMFTADSQMFYTVPIMAFAFVCHPEVLPIYTELCRPSKRRMQAVANVSIGAMFCMYALTATFGYLTFYSSVEAEMLHMYSQQDLLILCVRLAVLLAVTLTVPVVLFPIRRALQQLLFPSKAFSWPRHVAIALILLVLVNVLVICVPTIRDIFGVIGSTSAPSLIFILPSVFYLRIVPSEVEPLYSWPKIQALCFGILGVLFMAISLGFMFANWATGQSHVSGH comes from the exons ATGGAACTGCAGGATCCAAAGATGAACGGAGCCCTCCCTGGGGGTGCTGTGGA CTACAGGCAGGAGCACGAGGGCTTCCTGCCCAGCCATAGTCCTTCTCCTGGGAGGAAGCCAGCCCAGTTCATGGAT TTCGAGGGGAAGACATCGTTTGGAATGTCAGTGTTCAACCTCAGCAACGCCATCATGGGCAGCGGCATCCTGGGGCTGGCCTATGCCATGGCCCACACAGGGGTCCTCTTCTTCTT GGCCCTGCTGCTCTGCATCGCTCTTCTGTCTTCGTACTCCATCCATCTCCTGCTGACCTGTGCTGGTGTTGTAG gcatCCGAGCCTATGAACAGCTGGGACAGAGGGCGCTGGGGCCTGCGGGGAAGGTAGTGGTGGCCGCGGTCATCTGTCTGCACAATGTTGGGG CCATGTCCAGTTACCTGTTCATCATCAAATCCGAACTCCCCCTGGTTATCGGCACTTTCCTGGACATGGACCCTGAGGG GGACTGGTTCTTGAAGGGAAACCTCCTCATCATCATTGTCAGTGTGTTAATCATCCTGCCACTGGCCCTCATGAGACACTTGG GCTACCTGGGGTATACCAGTGGTCTCTCTCTGACCTGTATGCTATTTTTCCTCATTTCG gtcaTCTATAAGAAGTTCCAGCTTGGGTGTGCTGTAGGCCACAATGAGACAGAAGTGGAGAGGAAGAGCCCCCCAAGCCTCAACACAAGCTGTGAGGCCCAGATGTTCACAGCTGACTCACAG ATGTTCTACACAGTGCCCATTATGGCTTTTGCTTTTGTCTGCCACCCTGAGGTGCTGCCCATCTACACGGAACTCTGCCG GCCCTCCAAGCGCAGAATGCAGGCCGTGGCCAATGTGTCCATTGGGGCCATGTTCTGCATGTATGCACTCACAGCGACCTTTGGCTACCTGACCTTCTACA GCAGCGTGGAGGCGGAGATGCTGCACATGTACAGCCAGCAGGATCTGCTCATCCTCTGTGTGCGCCTAGCTGTGCTGCTTGCGGTGACTCTCACTGTGCCAGTCGTGCTGTTCCCT ATCCGCCGGGCTCTGCAGCAGCTGCTCTTCCCAAGCAAGGCCTTCAGCTGGCCACGCCATGTGGCCATAGCCCTGATCCTCCTTGTCTTGGTCAATGTCCTCGTCATCTGCGTGCCAACTATCCGGGATATCTTTGGGGTTATCG GGTCCACCTCAGCCCCCAGCCTCATTTTCATCCTTCCCAGCGTCTTCTACCTCCGCATTGTACCCTCTGAGGTGGAGCCCCTCTACTCGTGGCCCAAGATCCAG GCTCTGTGTTTTGGTATCCTGGGGGTCCTCTTCATGGCGATCAGTCTAGGTTTCATGTTTGCCAACTGGGCCACAGGCCAGAGCCATGTATCTGGACACTGA